The Desulfovibrio inopinatus DSM 10711 genome segment CGGCTCATCCATCAAGAGGAGTTGGGGATCGCAAAGCAGGGCGCGGGCAATAAGAACGCGTTGGATTTGACCGCCGGAAAGATCGGCGAGCATATTCTGCGAACACTCTGCCATACCCAATCGATCCAAACACTCCATTGCTTTTTCTTTTTGTGTCTTTCGTATGCGCCCACGAATTCCCATGAGCACAACATCGAGGACACGAGCAGGGAAGTCGGTGCGAAGGTCGGTATGTTGTGGAACATAACCCACCTTGTCTAAAGATTTGCGGGCAGGTCGCCCAAAAATCTCTATTCTTCCGTGTTGAAGAGGCAACAGTCCTAATATGAGGCGAAGGAGGGTTGTTTTGCCTCCGCCATTGGGACCGAGAATGGCCCAAAACTCACCGGGAGCAACCGTGAGAGAGACCTTTTCCAGAGCGGGTTTGTTTTTGTAGGAAAATGAAACCGAATCAATGGTTAAAGCATCCATAACGTCATCCTTGGGGGGGAATTGAGCTTAGTATGCAACTTGGTTGCATTTCGCCCCACCTCATACCTCTTGCCCGCGCGCTGTCAAGTCGTTATCATTACAACCCATGCTTTGTGATACATCGTAAAGTACCCGAAAAATACATCGAAGTAGATGCATTATGATAAAAAAAGTTTACTTGTTTACGACGTTCTCCCCAATATGGTATAAAGTATTTTGGAGAATACTATCAAATTGGGTTGCTGTATCTGCTGTCAGGGGTGTTGTGTTGTCGAATACCGAAATGATAGAAGAATACTGTGCATCAATGAAGGCGTTGTGTCTCTGCTATTCAAGGACCGACCGCATTATGCCGGTTATTGTTGATAACGATTTTATCTTTTGTGAAATGAGGGTTCCATGAGTATTAGGCGAAAAATTTTTCTTCCGATGTTTGTTGCCACTGTTCTTTTGGGCGTGGCCGGCTACCTCGTTGTCGGATCCCAGCTTTCCGCCATATCTGAAGATTTTATCAATCAGATAGTGGAGAACAAAGTTCATGAGATCGAATCGGGTATTGCGACATCGTCTCGCTTGGCGTTGGAACAAGCTGCGCTGTTTTCTCAGACTCCGGCCGTTATAAAGGCCTACATGATAGCAGAACAAGGCAATATCAACGACGAGAACGATGCTGAGGCACAGAAGGCTCGTGAATTGTTACGCACGGAACTTGCTCCCTATTTGAAAGGTTTTTCCGAAGCACTCGGGGGGAGCAAGTTTCAACTCCATTTTCATTTGAAGAATGGTCGGAGTTTGGTGCGTCTATGGCGGGAGAAGCAGGTTAAGCGAAACGGCAAGTGGGTAGATGTGTCGGATGATATTTCATCGTTTCGGAAAACCGTTCTTGATGTCAATCGTACCGGGCAACCCGTCATGGGGATCGAACTCGGTCGTGGCGGATTCGTTTTTCGTGGATTAGCTCCTGTCAAAGCTCCGGATGGGAGACAACTTGGTTCGGTGGAAGTCCTTTTTGCCTTCGCTCCGTTGCTTGAAAATGCGACGAGTTCCAATCAGTTCATGACATTATATATGGACGCGCAATATCTTGATATCACGCGGACGTTGAAGAATAATCCGGATTATCCGGTTCTGGATGGAAAATACGCACGGGTTGCCTCTGTCGGAAATCAGGATGAGGATGCTGCTATTACTTCTGATTTTCTCGATA includes the following:
- a CDS encoding metal ABC transporter ATP-binding protein; the protein is MDALTIDSVSFSYKNKPALEKVSLTVAPGEFWAILGPNGGGKTTLLRLILGLLPLQHGRIEIFGRPARKSLDKVGYVPQHTDLRTDFPARVLDVVLMGIRGRIRKTQKEKAMECLDRLGMAECSQNMLADLSGGQIQRVLIARALLCDPQLLLMDEPTSNIDPQGRFCLYAFLADLAQEAAVVVVSHDLAMIRAGVTGLACVNRQLESTRGQILTQSMLTLLYGPHDANCPIDSYMDTLRGPGVPLTPSL